One genomic window of Desmospora activa DSM 45169 includes the following:
- a CDS encoding glycerate kinase has translation MTLSTKVLYYQTMDNKYKHTKELNIVVAPDSYKGSLTAKEVGGTILKALAVELEGAQITFVPMADGGEGTMEALVFAMNGRIETVQTKGPLLQPVDTGYGILGDGETVVLEVANIAGLTMVKKEERNPLHTSTFGVGQVWSHALDQGYRRFIIGLGGSATNDGGLGMLQALGADFHDQNGQTVIPVGGSLREIDRVDLNSLDPRLRECEILVATDVTNPLCGEQGSSKVFGPQKGATAEQIRQLDRGLAHFAQLLEVNRGESLRDFPGAGAAGGLGFALLFLGAKLIPGAQLIAEAAGLEEKIRHADWVITGEGKTDYQTQYGKLPITVAKMAQRHGAKPLLISGSIGSDVEPLYPYFVSMHAIVRRPMSLEQAIENAESLLFETAREVGRLIRVVETNR, from the coding sequence ATGACCCTATCAACCAAAGTGTTGTACTATCAAACTATGGATAACAAATATAAGCACACAAAAGAACTGAATATCGTTGTTGCACCGGATTCCTATAAGGGCAGCTTAACAGCGAAAGAGGTAGGCGGCACCATTTTGAAAGCGCTTGCGGTTGAGCTGGAAGGAGCCCAGATTACGTTCGTCCCGATGGCAGATGGAGGAGAAGGGACGATGGAAGCGCTCGTCTTTGCGATGAATGGGAGGATTGAAACGGTACAGACGAAGGGGCCGTTGTTACAGCCGGTTGATACGGGTTATGGAATCTTGGGAGACGGGGAGACGGTTGTCCTTGAAGTGGCCAACATCGCCGGTTTAACCATGGTGAAAAAGGAGGAGAGAAATCCGCTTCATACTTCCACTTTTGGTGTAGGCCAAGTCTGGTCACACGCCCTAGATCAGGGCTATCGCCGCTTTATTATCGGCTTGGGCGGAAGCGCCACCAACGATGGCGGTTTGGGAATGTTACAGGCCCTCGGTGCTGACTTTCATGATCAAAACGGCCAAACGGTTATCCCGGTAGGAGGTTCTCTCAGAGAAATCGATCGTGTCGACTTGAACTCTCTCGATCCCCGCCTCAGGGAATGCGAAATCCTCGTTGCAACGGATGTTACCAACCCCCTCTGCGGAGAGCAAGGAAGTTCTAAGGTATTTGGTCCCCAGAAAGGGGCGACAGCGGAGCAGATTCGGCAGTTGGATCGTGGATTGGCCCATTTTGCTCAATTATTGGAAGTGAATCGGGGAGAATCCCTACGGGATTTCCCTGGTGCAGGAGCGGCAGGTGGGTTGGGTTTTGCTCTGCTGTTTTTAGGTGCAAAGCTGATTCCCGGTGCACAGTTGATTGCGGAGGCAGCGGGACTGGAAGAGAAAATTCGTCACGCCGACTGGGTGATCACTGGGGAGGGGAAGACCGATTATCAGACACAGTACGGTAAGTTACCCATCACAGTTGCAAAGATGGCGCAAAGACACGGGGCCAAACCACTCCTAATTTCCGGCAGCATCGGGTCCGACGTGGAACCCTTGTATCCGTACTTCGTAAGCATGCATGCCATTGTTCGACGGCCGATGTCACTGGAGCAAGCCATAGAAAACGCCGAATCGTTGTTATTTGAAACGGCCAGAGAGGTTGGGAGACTGATTCGGGTAGTGGAGACGAACCGTTAA
- a CDS encoding GntP family permease: MLSGPLLFLVLLCSVLFIVFATAKWRLHPFLALLTAAFAVGIAVGMPLPDVVTAVNDGFGGLMGSIGIVIVAGTIIGHILEKTGAALRMAEVVLRLVGEKRPQLAMSLIGSIVSVPVFCDSGYVILSSLKKALAKRAMVPLASMAVALATGLYATHTLIPPTPGPIAAAGNIGAEAYLGTVILMGLIVAVPTVVVGYLWATRFASRIRIEGEHEGLDYDEIVKEFGHLPSSFLSFAPILLPILLIGLGTVTTFVGWEGGLATLLLFLGSPTVALLLGVFASFALLPKWNEETLTGWVGNALKDAAGILLITGAGGAFGAVIRETPVTDLIQGLAEGGTWSGALFLLIPFGVAAALKTAQGSSTAALVITSALVAPLLVEVGIDGALPLALVVMAIGAGAMTVSHVNDSYFWVVTQFSGMKVTDAYRAQTAATLLQGITAFVTVFILWVILV, encoded by the coding sequence ATGTTGAGTGGACCGCTACTCTTTTTGGTCTTATTGTGTAGTGTTTTATTTATTGTGTTTGCGACAGCTAAGTGGAGACTACATCCGTTTTTGGCTCTGCTGACGGCTGCTTTTGCTGTGGGGATTGCAGTGGGAATGCCGCTGCCGGACGTGGTTACCGCCGTCAATGACGGGTTTGGGGGATTGATGGGATCGATCGGCATTGTAATTGTAGCGGGAACGATCATTGGTCATATTTTAGAAAAAACAGGAGCGGCTTTGCGCATGGCGGAAGTGGTGCTGCGCCTGGTAGGAGAAAAGCGGCCACAGTTAGCGATGTCGCTCATCGGTTCTATCGTCAGTGTTCCCGTTTTTTGTGATTCGGGGTATGTGATCTTATCCAGCTTAAAAAAAGCGTTGGCCAAGCGAGCCATGGTCCCCCTGGCTTCGATGGCGGTCGCATTAGCAACGGGCTTATACGCCACCCACACCTTGATCCCACCGACACCCGGCCCGATAGCGGCAGCTGGTAACATCGGAGCGGAAGCTTATCTAGGCACCGTGATTTTGATGGGGTTGATTGTTGCTGTACCTACCGTAGTTGTGGGCTATCTGTGGGCGACGCGGTTTGCCAGTCGGATTCGGATCGAAGGAGAGCATGAGGGGCTGGACTATGACGAAATTGTAAAAGAGTTTGGACATCTGCCTTCATCCTTTTTATCCTTTGCTCCGATCCTATTGCCCATTTTGCTCATCGGGCTTGGAACCGTCACTACTTTTGTCGGATGGGAAGGCGGTTTAGCAACCCTACTTCTCTTTTTGGGTTCACCCACCGTAGCGTTGCTGCTCGGCGTGTTCGCTTCTTTCGCCTTATTGCCGAAATGGAATGAGGAAACCTTGACCGGATGGGTGGGCAATGCCTTAAAAGACGCAGCCGGTATCTTGTTGATCACCGGTGCCGGCGGTGCGTTTGGAGCGGTGATTCGGGAGACGCCGGTAACTGATCTAATTCAAGGATTAGCGGAAGGAGGTACATGGAGCGGCGCTCTGTTCTTATTGATTCCCTTTGGTGTTGCCGCCGCTTTAAAGACAGCGCAAGGTTCTTCCACCGCCGCTCTGGTGATCACCTCTGCACTGGTTGCCCCCTTGCTGGTAGAAGTGGGGATTGATGGTGCTTTGCCGCTGGCACTGGTTGTGATGGCGATTGGAGCCGGTGCGATGACTGTCAGCCATGTCAACGACAGCTATTTCTGGGTGGTGACCCAGTTTAGCGGCATGAAAGTGACAGACGCCTATCGCGCACAAACCGCAGCGACGTTATTACAAGGTATCACGGCGTTTGTGACGGTATTTATTTTGTGGGTGATCTTGGTTTAA
- a CDS encoding bifunctional transcriptional activator/DNA repair enzyme AdaA: MATENQQSQRNVQNEPNLDENQDAVNEEYWQAIIQNDSAFDRTFFYAVETTGIFCRPSCKSRVPNRENVRIFKHAQQALAEHFRPCKRCRPDEIQLPDEEWINQIVKWIDCHYHETLTLQNLAERFHVSPYHLHRTFKRIKGRTVAEYVQQIRISTAMKHLSSSNHSVMDIAVSVGIPNAAHFSTLFQKKLGLTPTEYRRRMKEKERSYHEGEGSIKNA; this comes from the coding sequence ATGGCAACTGAGAATCAGCAATCTCAGAGGAATGTGCAAAATGAGCCCAACCTCGATGAAAATCAAGATGCTGTCAACGAAGAATATTGGCAAGCCATTATCCAAAATGACTCAGCTTTCGATAGAACTTTTTTTTACGCTGTAGAAACCACTGGTATATTTTGTCGTCCTTCGTGTAAATCGAGGGTTCCAAACAGAGAGAACGTACGGATTTTTAAACATGCCCAACAAGCACTGGCGGAGCATTTTCGTCCCTGTAAACGGTGCAGACCGGATGAAATACAACTTCCAGATGAGGAGTGGATAAATCAGATTGTAAAATGGATTGATTGCCACTATCATGAAACCTTGACACTTCAAAACCTTGCAGAGCGGTTCCATGTTAGTCCCTACCACCTGCATCGCACATTCAAGCGTATCAAGGGAAGAACGGTTGCCGAATATGTGCAACAGATAAGAATTTCCACGGCCATGAAGCATCTCTCTTCCAGCAATCACTCTGTTATGGATATTGCCGTTTCCGTAGGCATTCCAAATGCTGCTCATTTTTCAACACTATTTCAAAAAAAATTGGGCCTTACACCAACCGAGTATCGCCGAAGAATGAAAGAGAAGGAAAGAAGTTATCATGAAGGTGAAGGAAGTATCAAAAATGCATAA
- a CDS encoding flavin reductase family protein → MHKTIEPKILYFGTPVVLISTMNENGSANLAPMSSAWWLNQSCMLGMSSNSQTIQNLKRERECVLNLPSSELVSAVDRLALLTGKNPVPEKKRKMGYRYEPDKFGASGLTPISSDLVRAPLVKECPVQLEAQLVKSHSFEEPSSLVAMEVKILRVHIDEKLLTGREKNYINPDEWKPLIMNFCEFFSLGSKLHPSKLAKPFMDAAYNN, encoded by the coding sequence ATGCATAAAACGATTGAACCTAAAATTTTGTATTTTGGAACCCCTGTTGTTCTTATCAGCACAATGAACGAAAACGGATCAGCAAATCTGGCACCGATGTCATCTGCATGGTGGCTTAATCAGTCTTGTATGCTTGGAATGAGTTCCAATTCACAAACCATTCAGAACTTGAAACGGGAGCGAGAATGTGTCTTAAACCTGCCATCGTCAGAACTTGTCAGTGCTGTCGACCGACTAGCATTGCTAACCGGGAAGAATCCGGTCCCCGAGAAAAAAAGAAAAATGGGATATCGATATGAACCCGATAAATTTGGTGCATCTGGACTTACTCCGATTTCATCGGATTTGGTTCGGGCCCCACTTGTTAAAGAATGTCCTGTTCAGTTGGAAGCGCAACTGGTGAAAAGCCATTCCTTTGAAGAGCCTAGCTCGTTAGTAGCCATGGAGGTAAAGATACTCCGTGTGCATATTGATGAAAAACTCCTGACGGGTAGAGAGAAGAACTATATCAACCCCGATGAATGGAAACCTCTGATTATGAATTTTTGTGAGTTCTTCAGTCTCGGATCTAAGCTGCACCCTTCTAAGTTAGCGAAACCTTTTATGGATGCAGCTTATAACAATTGA
- a CDS encoding MerR family transcriptional regulator, producing the protein MMIAMVSEKFNISPDTLRYYERIGLIPRVSRNKSGIRDYSEEDCKWIEFILCMRGAGLPIEMLIEYVGLFQQGDETIEARKDLLIEQRKQLLKRLEDMQETLERLDNKIASYEENVVKTEKTLKIPGRINARDLSSKEE; encoded by the coding sequence ATGATGATTGCAATGGTAAGCGAAAAATTCAATATTTCACCAGATACACTCCGCTATTATGAACGCATCGGACTGATTCCTCGTGTCAGTCGCAATAAAAGCGGAATCCGAGACTATTCGGAAGAGGATTGTAAGTGGATCGAATTTATCCTCTGTATGCGCGGGGCAGGGCTTCCGATTGAAATGTTAATTGAGTATGTTGGATTGTTTCAACAGGGTGATGAAACGATTGAGGCAAGAAAAGATCTCTTGATTGAGCAGCGCAAACAACTGCTAAAAAGACTGGAAGACATGCAGGAAACGTTGGAGCGCTTGGATAATAAAATTGCAAGTTATGAAGAGAACGTCGTTAAAACAGAAAAAACACTAAAAATACCGGGGAGGATTAACGCACGGGATCTTTCGTCCAAGGAGGAATGA
- a CDS encoding NAD(P)-dependent alcohol dehydrogenase, which translates to MITANARAVYGPSDAFKATTIDRRDLDPHDVLIEIKYAGICHSDIHTARSEWGPVNYPLVPGHEIAGIVTAVGSKVTKFAIGDRVGVGCMVDSCRECENCQKGEEQYCLNGNTLTYADVDKYGQRTQGGYSTHIVVTEDFVLKIPEGVGLDVAAPLLCAGITTYSPLRRWHAGPGKKVAVVGLGGLGHMAVKIAHAMGAEVTVLSQSLKKKEDGLRIGADHYYAASDSETFEKLAGTFDLIINTVSAKVDVNAYLSLLSLDGTLVNVGAPAEPLSLNVFNLLDQRRSFAGSMIGGIRETQEMLDFCAKHNIGAEIEVISADEIDEAYERVLASNVRYRFVIDIITMTA; encoded by the coding sequence ATGATTACTGCCAATGCACGCGCTGTCTATGGCCCGAGTGATGCATTCAAAGCGACCACGATCGATCGCCGTGATCTCGACCCTCATGATGTCCTCATCGAGATTAAGTACGCCGGTATCTGTCATTCTGACATTCACACTGCTCGTAGCGAATGGGGGCCAGTGAACTATCCCCTCGTTCCCGGCCACGAGATCGCTGGAATTGTCACCGCGGTCGGTTCCAAGGTTACGAAGTTTGCCATCGGTGACCGGGTCGGTGTCGGCTGTATGGTTGATTCCTGCCGTGAATGCGAAAACTGTCAGAAGGGTGAGGAGCAGTACTGCCTCAATGGAAATACCCTTACCTACGCTGACGTCGACAAATACGGCCAGCGTACTCAGGGCGGTTATTCTACCCACATCGTTGTGACCGAAGATTTCGTCCTCAAAATCCCTGAGGGAGTTGGACTTGACGTTGCCGCACCACTGCTGTGCGCTGGCATCACAACGTACTCGCCGCTACGCCGCTGGCATGCGGGCCCCGGCAAAAAGGTAGCGGTTGTTGGCCTCGGCGGGCTTGGACACATGGCCGTTAAGATTGCACACGCCATGGGTGCTGAGGTCACCGTCCTGTCACAATCCCTGAAGAAAAAAGAGGACGGTTTACGGATTGGTGCGGATCATTACTATGCCGCGAGCGATTCGGAAACATTTGAGAAACTGGCCGGGACCTTTGACCTCATCATTAATACGGTAAGTGCGAAGGTCGACGTCAATGCTTACCTTTCGTTGTTGTCGCTGGACGGCACTTTAGTCAACGTCGGTGCACCGGCGGAGCCGTTGTCACTCAATGTGTTCAATCTCCTCGACCAGCGTCGGTCCTTCGCCGGTTCGATGATCGGTGGCATCCGCGAGACTCAGGAAATGCTGGACTTCTGCGCCAAACACAACATCGGCGCCGAGATCGAAGTTATCTCCGCCGACGAGATCGACGAGGCATATGAGCGAGTACTGGCTTCCAATGTGCGGTATCGCTTTGTGATCGACATCATCACAATGACGGCTTAA
- a CDS encoding PTS lactose/cellobiose transporter subunit IIA translates to MEEITLQIIVHGGNGRSFAMEAIGAAKEGRFTEAREKLVQAVEELHKAHQYQTSLIQEEINGGKSDISLLMIHAQDHLMNAITMKDLANEIVELHESLQSSKG, encoded by the coding sequence ATGGAGGAAATAACCCTTCAGATCATCGTGCACGGAGGAAACGGCAGAAGTTTTGCCATGGAGGCGATCGGAGCAGCTAAAGAGGGAAGATTTACGGAAGCGAGAGAGAAGCTGGTACAAGCTGTAGAGGAACTGCACAAAGCGCATCAATACCAGACCTCTTTGATCCAAGAGGAGATAAACGGGGGTAAAAGTGATATTTCCCTGTTGATGATTCATGCTCAGGATCATCTGATGAATGCCATCACCATGAAGGATCTGGCAAACGAGATTGTTGAATTGCATGAGAGCCTCCAATCATCTAAAGGATGA
- a CDS encoding MarR family winged helix-turn-helix transcriptional regulator, which produces MNKHDDIIKSWLQFTNFHTKIQRKLDHVLQKQYQIALKEFYVLLFLSEAPDQKLRLSQLQQMVGLSQSAMSRLAARMEQKSCGVIRRSGYDDDKRGVCAVLTDRGEVRINEIMNTVNQTLRECFSQEEIDHLLLLMNPNQE; this is translated from the coding sequence TTGAATAAGCATGATGATATTATTAAGTCCTGGTTGCAATTTACTAACTTTCATACAAAAATTCAGCGAAAGCTGGATCATGTCCTACAAAAACAATATCAGATCGCATTAAAAGAGTTTTATGTGTTGCTCTTTCTCTCTGAAGCGCCGGACCAAAAGCTGCGCCTTTCCCAGTTGCAACAGATGGTGGGGCTTAGTCAGAGTGCCATGTCCAGACTTGCAGCGCGTATGGAACAAAAATCATGTGGTGTCATACGAAGGAGTGGTTACGATGATGACAAACGCGGAGTATGTGCGGTCCTGACGGATCGGGGAGAGGTTCGTATCAATGAAATCATGAATACGGTCAACCAAACGTTGAGGGAATGTTTTTCCCAAGAAGAAATTGACCATCTCTTGTTGTTGATGAATCCAAACCAAGAGTAA
- a CDS encoding NADH:flavin oxidoreductase/NADH oxidase, with amino-acid sequence MPGLFDSFTFKGLTVKNRIMMSPMCQYSVEARDGRPEDWHYVHYVSRAVGGAGLIMIEMTDVHPDGRISDRDLGIWSDDHIPAFRRVIEACKEYGTKVGIQIAHAGRKAESESLNPSAPSAIPFSEKFRVPHEMSQDEVEAMVERFAQGAERAVQAGADTIEIHGAHGYLIHQFISRISNKRTDKYGEANQFASEVIQAIRKRIPEEMPLLMRLSAVEYAEGGYDLEETIERVRLFRELGVDAFDLSSGGEAPGGPGPIRTSLPGYQVPFAEAVRQAVNVPVIAVGNLDDPKVAEMVLQNEQADMVAIGRGMLRNPYWANEAAIELGHDPVLPRQYERAF; translated from the coding sequence ATGCCAGGGTTGTTTGATTCCTTTACCTTTAAAGGACTTACCGTAAAGAATCGGATTATGATGTCTCCCATGTGCCAGTATAGCGTGGAGGCCAGGGATGGGCGACCGGAGGATTGGCACTATGTCCATTATGTTTCCCGGGCTGTCGGTGGGGCAGGGTTGATTATGATAGAGATGACCGATGTTCATCCCGATGGCCGGATCTCCGACCGGGACTTGGGGATATGGTCCGACGATCATATTCCCGCTTTCCGTCGCGTGATTGAAGCATGCAAAGAATACGGGACCAAGGTAGGCATCCAGATCGCCCACGCGGGTCGAAAGGCGGAATCGGAAAGCCTCAATCCCTCCGCCCCTTCGGCGATCCCATTTAGTGAGAAGTTTCGCGTTCCCCATGAAATGAGTCAGGACGAAGTGGAAGCGATGGTGGAACGATTTGCCCAGGGAGCGGAAAGAGCTGTCCAGGCGGGTGCGGACACAATCGAAATCCACGGAGCGCACGGTTATTTGATCCATCAGTTTATCTCTCGGATTTCCAATAAACGGACGGATAAATATGGGGAAGCCAATCAATTCGCTTCCGAGGTGATTCAGGCGATCCGGAAACGGATTCCCGAGGAGATGCCGCTGTTGATGCGTTTGTCCGCCGTGGAGTATGCGGAAGGAGGGTACGATCTGGAAGAGACGATCGAACGGGTCCGATTGTTTCGGGAGTTGGGAGTGGACGCCTTCGACCTCAGCTCCGGAGGTGAAGCGCCTGGCGGCCCTGGGCCGATTCGCACCTCCTTGCCGGGTTACCAGGTTCCGTTTGCCGAAGCGGTCCGGCAGGCTGTTAACGTGCCGGTGATCGCCGTGGGCAATCTGGATGATCCCAAGGTGGCCGAGATGGTATTGCAAAATGAACAGGCGGATATGGTGGCCATCGGCAGAGGCATGCTGCGAAATCCTTACTGGGCCAATGAAGCTGCTATCGAGTTGGGTCACGACCCGGTGCTCCCCCGACAATACGAACGAGCTTTTTGA
- a CDS encoding winged helix-turn-helix transcriptional regulator, with product MRETCVPSGVNLKETGFGYTLSLVGGKYKMIILYWLSENKVMRFNELQRSIGTISFKTLSMMLKELEADGLIIRKEFPQIPPKVEYSLSDRGRSLIPLLNMMCEWGEKNRLPVLEAEQR from the coding sequence ATGCGCGAAACCTGTGTTCCGAGTGGTGTGAATCTAAAAGAGACCGGTTTTGGATATACGTTGTCCCTAGTAGGCGGTAAATATAAAATGATCATTCTGTATTGGCTGTCTGAAAATAAGGTGATGCGATTTAATGAACTACAGCGAAGCATCGGTACCATTTCATTTAAGACGCTAAGCATGATGTTAAAAGAGCTGGAGGCAGATGGCCTGATCATACGTAAGGAATTTCCCCAAATACCTCCAAAAGTTGAATATTCATTATCGGATCGGGGACGTTCTCTTATTCCACTGTTAAATATGATGTGCGAGTGGGGAGAGAAAAACCGTTTGCCAGTTTTGGAAGCTGAACAGCGGTAG
- a CDS encoding NAD(P)H-dependent oxidoreductase produces MKTLVIVTHPNMETSVINKRWVEELKKYPEKYTVHELYKVYPDENIDVEKEQKLIESHGNLVLQFPIYWFHGPPLLKKWLDDVFTYGWAYGSNGGDKLKDRKVALGVSAGIKKEDYSENGRYRYTLEQILVPFETTFLYCNADYRSFFANYGKESAPGGSEEEENELGTSELEKSAQEYLNFIDNL; encoded by the coding sequence TTGAAAACTCTTGTTATCGTAACTCACCCTAACATGGAAACATCCGTCATCAATAAGCGATGGGTAGAAGAGCTCAAAAAATATCCGGAAAAGTACACTGTTCACGAATTATATAAGGTTTACCCTGATGAAAATATAGACGTGGAGAAAGAACAAAAATTGATTGAATCGCATGGTAATCTTGTTTTACAGTTTCCGATCTATTGGTTTCATGGTCCGCCTCTCCTTAAAAAATGGTTGGACGATGTTTTCACTTATGGATGGGCTTATGGTTCCAATGGCGGGGATAAATTAAAGGATCGTAAAGTTGCTTTAGGGGTATCTGCAGGAATCAAAAAAGAGGACTATAGCGAAAACGGAAGATATCGGTATACACTTGAGCAAATATTAGTTCCGTTTGAAACGACATTCCTGTATTGCAATGCAGATTATCGTTCGTTCTTTGCAAATTATGGCAAAGAAAGTGCACCAGGTGGAAGCGAAGAGGAAGAAAATGAGTTGGGTACAAGCGAATTGGAAAAAAGCGCTCAGGAGTATTTAAATTTTATTGACAACCTGTGA
- a CDS encoding TerC family protein — protein MDLSLLIEYGWVLLVLIALEGLLAADNALVLAIMVKHLPDQERKRALFYGLAGAFVFRFASLFAISFLVDVWQVQAIGAIYLIFIALNHLYRKLVVKKSENNAKTSTQPQKKGAGFWTTVLKVELADIAFAVDSILAAVALAMALPQTSLPQIGGMDGGQFLVIFAGGFIGLIIMRFAATFFVKLLQQRPGLEVAAFLIVGWVGVKLCIYTLSHPALSVLPEGFAKDPVWKGTFYIVLVLIALGGWFLSKETKETEEAQEKPEEVQQEIAR, from the coding sequence ATGGACTTATCTCTTCTTATCGAGTATGGCTGGGTGTTGCTTGTACTCATCGCCCTGGAGGGGTTATTGGCCGCAGACAACGCATTGGTGTTGGCCATTATGGTCAAGCATCTGCCGGATCAGGAGCGAAAGAGGGCCTTGTTTTACGGACTAGCCGGCGCTTTTGTCTTCCGGTTCGCTTCACTTTTCGCCATCTCCTTCTTAGTGGATGTTTGGCAAGTTCAAGCAATCGGCGCTATATATTTGATATTTATTGCTCTTAATCATCTATATCGGAAACTTGTCGTCAAAAAATCGGAGAACAACGCCAAGACCAGTACCCAGCCGCAGAAGAAAGGTGCAGGCTTTTGGACGACCGTCCTAAAGGTAGAATTGGCCGATATTGCCTTTGCCGTCGATTCAATTCTGGCAGCTGTTGCCTTAGCGATGGCTTTGCCTCAAACCTCCTTGCCGCAAATTGGCGGAATGGATGGAGGCCAGTTTCTCGTTATTTTTGCAGGGGGATTCATCGGCTTAATCATCATGCGGTTTGCCGCTACCTTTTTCGTCAAGCTGTTGCAGCAGCGACCGGGTTTAGAAGTTGCGGCCTTTCTCATCGTTGGATGGGTAGGCGTCAAATTGTGCATTTATACTCTTTCGCACCCTGCGCTTTCCGTTTTGCCGGAAGGCTTTGCAAAGGATCCAGTCTGGAAAGGAACTTTTTACATTGTTCTCGTGTTGATTGCGCTCGGCGGATGGTTTCTATCGAAGGAAACGAAGGAGACGGAAGAAGCACAGGAAAAACCGGAAGAGGTGCAACAGGAGATTGCCCGTTAG
- a CDS encoding LysR family transcriptional regulator, with the protein MTMIQMEIFVKIVETKSFTKAGEELGMTQSAVSHAISSLESALGFQLIIRNRSGAVITTNGEKMLAHMRNILRHTELMKQDAESIMGLQKGKVRVGTFESVMINWMPDILGQFQHQFPDIKVELIEGDYQAIIQWLLEGRLDLGFILEMERMNVDFHPLKDDHLSLLIPWDHPLSQEREPSIEQVAAYPFIMPKKGCDEHVRRMFQAQDLDPDVRFVIKDVHSIIAMVKSRIGISIMPELTLPKHMDKVKTTRICEEVYRTIGIAAPAFGRLSPAAKKFFELTKSWVGNKSTFDERSL; encoded by the coding sequence ATGACGATGATTCAAATGGAGATTTTTGTAAAAATAGTTGAAACGAAAAGCTTCACAAAGGCAGGGGAAGAATTAGGCATGACGCAGTCCGCAGTAAGCCATGCCATATCCAGCTTGGAATCCGCTCTGGGATTTCAATTGATCATCCGTAACCGTTCCGGTGCCGTCATTACAACAAACGGAGAAAAGATGCTGGCGCATATGCGGAACATACTGCGGCATACGGAGCTAATGAAGCAGGACGCAGAAAGCATCATGGGGTTGCAGAAAGGCAAAGTCCGAGTGGGTACATTCGAAAGCGTGATGATCAACTGGATGCCAGATATCCTTGGACAATTTCAACATCAGTTCCCTGACATTAAAGTAGAACTGATCGAAGGTGATTATCAAGCGATCATCCAATGGCTTCTGGAGGGAAGGCTCGATTTAGGCTTTATCCTTGAAATGGAGCGGATGAATGTCGATTTCCATCCGCTTAAAGATGATCATTTATCTCTGCTGATTCCATGGGATCACCCCCTCAGCCAGGAACGTGAGCCCTCGATCGAGCAAGTTGCTGCATATCCTTTTATCATGCCGAAAAAAGGGTGTGATGAGCATGTGCGGAGAATGTTCCAAGCGCAAGATCTGGATCCGGATGTCCGTTTTGTAATCAAAGATGTCCATTCGATTATAGCGATGGTCAAATCAAGAATCGGAATAAGCATCATGCCTGAATTGACATTACCGAAACACATGGATAAGGTCAAAACGACGAGGATCTGTGAAGAGGTCTACCGCACAATCGGGATCGCAGCCCCGGCATTTGGTCGGCTATCGCCTGCTGCCAAGAAGTTTTTCGAGTTGACCAAGTCTTGGGTCGGGAATAAATCGACTTTTGATGAGAGGAGTTTGTAG